The Rhizobium leguminosarum region ACCTAGTCCTCGTGAGCACCCACTGGCCAACGATCACCATAACGATAGCCCAAATGATCAACATTGGGATGCCGTCAACGATCGGCTGCCCGAGGCGGGTGCCGCGGGTATAGGTCGCGATCAGCCCCTGCTCTCCGAGCCATGCGAACAGCGCTCCGAGTGCCTTGCCGCCAAAAAGCCAGGCTACGGGATCACCTGCGGAGATATCGGCAATCCCCGACACGACCGGCTGCTTATTGAAGGTGATCGCGCTCCAGATCGTCAAGCCGCGCAAAATGAACATGAAGGCCAGCGTGACGATAAACGAAGGCAGTCCGGTGCGAATGACCAGCAGGCCATTGATCGCCCCGATCAGACCGCAAGCCAGCACCGTGACGCCGATGGCCGCCCACGCAGGCAAGCCAACATAGACAGCCAGCAGACCGAACACCATTCCGGAGAAGCCGACCATCGAACCTAGCGAGAGATCAAACTCGCCGGTAATCATCAGCAGCGAGACACCGACAGCGAGGACGACGAACTGAGCCGAAACGGTGCTCCAGTTCATAATCCCGTCCAGCGCAAACATCTGTGTGTTGCCGGCAAGGATGAGGAAGAATGCGAACACCGCAACGGTGCCGCCCATGGCCCCAAGCTCGGGGCGGACAAGCGCCCGACGGAGAGTTGACGTGTGTTTAACGCGCTCGTCAGCGCCGATTGTCGTGCTCATTGCGATCACCTGAAACTGTCGTAAGGGCCAAACGGAAGCGGCGATCGCCGCTTCCGTTTGGGAGGTCGTCCGCTTACCGGTATTTGCCGGCAAGCGACTCGACGAGAGCCAGATTGTCCTTCGTCACGAAGCCGGGACCGGACAACACCGAGTTCGCCTGCAGGACGCCGTAGCGAAGGTCGTTGGTGAGGGTGATCACCGGCAGGTAGCCCTGAAGGAACGGCTGCTGGTCGATGGCGAAGTTGATGACGCCATCCTTGATCGCCTGCGAGATCTCCGGCGTGAGGTCAAAGGTCGCGAAGAAGATCGTGCCGGCCAAACCGGTATCCTTGAGCGCCTTGATCGTAGGCAGGGCGGTCATCGGCCCCAGAGTCAGAACGGCGCCCGTATCCTGGTGGTTGGAAAGGTACGCCTTCACACGGTTTGCGATTTCGGTCGCGTCGGTGCCCGAGTCGATCATCTGATCGCCGAGCGGCACACCCAGGCCAGCCGCAAAGCCCTCGCAACGCTGCTGCCCTGCGACGTTGGGGAAGAGACTGTTGACGCAGAGGAACGACTTGATGCCCGCAGCCTTCGCGCGCTCACCGGCTCCCTTGCCGGCGTCGAATTCGGGCTGTCCGACATGAAGCATGGCGCCGAGCTTCTTGGATTCTTCTGCCGTACCGGTGTTCATCGTGACAACAGGGATGCCCTTGGCAACCGCGTCTTCGATGGCGCCACCGACCGTCTCGACATCAGGAATGGTGACGATGATCCCGTCAGGCTTCTCCGCGGTGGTCTGCTGGATGATCCGCACCATGTCGGCCAGGTCGCCGGTCGGCGGGTTGCGGAAGGTGACGGTCGCGCCGACTTCTTTGGCTGCCAAGCTGGCACCGTTCTTCACGGTGTTCCAGAACGTCTCACTGTCAGGCGAATGATGGATGAGAACGTATTTCTCCCCGTCCGCCAGAGCAGTTCCGGCGAAGCCCAGAGTGGCCGAGACAGCCAAACCAGCAAGCAACGCCGCCTTCAATACACGATTTTTCATATGTTCCTCCTCATGGTGACCAAGAGCGGTCTGCTTGGCAGCTGGCTGGGTGCGGCTGCATCACCGTCTTCTTCCCTCCAACTCCGAACCAATGTTATGCATTTCTTTCCAGTCGGGATGAACCAGGGGAGGAACAAAACACTATTGCGTTGGCTGCAAAAATCTTACGCTGATTGATCGGGCGGCCGGATCATCTGAGGCGACGGGATCGCTCCCTATCCACAGTCACTACCCCAAAGTCAGACGAGTAAGACTGGCTATTACGGTCAGCATCCTTAGAGACCCATGCGCTAGCCCGCATCTCTCAGTGCGCCCCGACGGCGCGTAACACCAGTGGAGGAAGGTTCCACCCAGATAATTGTCGATAGGTCTGGTAGCTGACGAGCGGCTTGGCAGGGTAACCGGCCGGGCCGAAGCCTCGTGACAAAGGCCGCCTTGGGCGGTTGAGCAATCCAGTGGGCCGTAACGAGTGTGAAGCCTGAGCAGGCCTCGAAAGTGAAGATGCGGATGCCGACCCTCCTGAGATTAGGGGAAGGCAGCACGAGCGGGGAAGAAATCGACGAGCGCACCCGCTCGATTCGCCGGGGTAGTGGGCACGGCACGCTGGAAAGGTGGTGCGGGTAATCGGGGGAGACCCGTCCCGGGCGAGGGTAGCGGCCTCAACGGCGTGCTTGGCACGCCGGTCTGGAGCGGGAGTCGGACAGGGTCATACTACTGCTGAGGCCGGGTAATGCCGGTGGAGGGAAGGCCCCTGACTTCTGGTGTGCTTTTGACGATGATGAGGTGGAGGTGATTGGCGATGAGCCTGCAAACGCCTGATAAGATCCGGACTCTTCAGAGGAAGCTGTATCGTAAAGCGAAGGCGGAGCCTGCCTTCCGCTTTTACGCTCTCTACGACAAGATCTGTCGCGACGACATTCTGTACCATGCCTATCGGCTAGCCCGCTCCAATGCTGGTTCGCCGGGCGTCGACGGCGTGACGTTCGCGCGGATCGAGGCGGCGGGAGCGCAGGAGTGGCTGGCGGGACTGCGCGAGGAACTCGTTTCGAAAACGTATCGGCCCCAACTGGTACGACGGGTCATGCTACCAAAGCCTGGAGGTGGAGAAAGGCCGCTCGGTATTCCGACTATTCGGGATCGTGTCGTCCAGACTGCCGCCAAGCTGGTGCTTGAACCGATCTTCGAGGCGGATTTCGAGGATAGCGCCTATGGCTATCGCCCCAATCGGGGTGGTGGTCAGGCGGTCAAGGAGGTGCACCGGCTAATATGCCGGGGTTACACCGATGTGGTCGACGCTGATTTGTCGGGATATTTCGACTCGATTCCGCACGCGGACCTTCTACGATCCGTGGCCCGCAGGGTCGTCGACAGGCATGTGCTGCATCTTATCAAGATGTGGCTGAAAGCGCCTGTTGAAGAACGGGATGGCGACGGCAAGCGGCGCATGAGTGGTGGTCGCAACGCAACGAGCGGAACGCCTCAGGGCGGTGTCGCGAGTCCGATGCTGGCCAACATCTACATGAACCGTTTCCTGAAGCATTGGCGGCAGACCGCACGGGGAGAAGCGTTCCAAGCCCACGTCGTTTCCTACGCCGACGACTTCGTCATCCTCAGCCGTGGTTATGCGGAAGAGGCTCTGTCGTGGACGCGGCTGGTTATGGCGAAGCTCGGGCTCACCCTCAATGAGGCGAAAACCTCGGTGAGGAATGCACGACAGGAGCATTTCGACTTCCTTGGCTATAGCTTTGGCCCCGAGCATTTTCGCAAGGATGGTCATTGGTATCTGGGCGCAAGCCCATCTCGGAAAAGTGTCCAGCGGCTCAAGAAAAAGGTGAGCGATTTGCTCGTGCCCGGTGAGATGGGGACATGGCCCGACGTGCGGAACCGGCTCAACCGCCTTTTGCGCGGCTGGTCGACCTACTTCGGTTATGGCTCCCGCCTTCCGGCATATCGGGCGGTCGACAACCATGTTTACGAGCGTGTGCGAAACTTCCTCACGCGGCGGCACAAGGTGGCAGGGCGCGGGTCGCACCGTTTCTCCGATGACTATGTCTTTGGAGAGGGCGGTGTGCTGCGCCTTCGACGCGTCCACATCGGGCCACCTCCGAGAGCTATGCGGTGAAGCCAGTCGGAAAGCCGGATGCCGGAAATCGGCACGTCCGGTTTGACGAGCGGGGACAGGAAACGGGACTCATGTCACCGCGCCTGTCCTCGACTCTACCAGCGTCTCTGGTATTGATTGGGTGCGCTGTCGGCTGGCGTTGCGTGCACACCGAGGACGCGGGCGGCCGTCGCCGCGATGTTGGGCGTTTTGTCTGGTCCGGCGATGTATCCTCTGTCGTTGGCGGGAAGGGCTCGGGTCCGGCGGCATCATCGGGCCGCGGCGCATATTCGGGCGTGAGCCAGGGCAAATTCCTCGGCATATGGGCAGGCCGAAGCCATCGCCACCTTGATGCGGCGGACGGAGATGCGGACCTGGGCGCCGATCTTCAAGAGCTTCAATCGGATCGTGCCGCAGGTGGCATCGGCAAGGCGGCTACCGGTGAGGCCGAGGCGGCGTAGCGCACAGATCAGCACATAGGCCAAGGATGCAAACCAGAGCCGCAACTGATTGGCGCGCATGGTGTGGGCGCTGGTGCGGTCGGCATAGAGATCGAGCTGGCATTCCTTGATGCGGTTCTCCATATCGCCACGGGCGCAGTAAAGCTCCTCGTAAAGCGGTTGTGCCGCCCAGTATTCCGGTTCCAGCGAGGTGACGATGAAGCGCGGATTGGCCCCCGCCATCGTCCATTCGGCCTTGGCCACCACCCGCCGCCGGCATGACCAGCTGCCCTTCGTCGACCACAGGAAGTCGCGGAAGACGCGGGCAGCCTGGCCGCTTGCCTTGGCCGCAAGGCTCGCTTCCTCCAGGGCCTCGGCGATCTTCTCTTCCAACCGCTTGTTGCGGGCAAGGCCAAAGACATAGTCGACGCCGTTTGCCTCGCACCAGTCCATCAGTTCGTCGCGGGCAAAGCCGGAATCGGCCCGCAGGATGATGCGCACGTTGGGCCAGCGCGCGCGGATCTGCTTGACGATCCGCCCGACCTCCTCGACCGCGCCGGCGCTGGCGTCGATATTGGAGCGTCGCAGCTTGGCCGAAAGCAGATGCCGGCCGCAAAAGATGTAGAGCGGCAAATAGCAATAGCCGTCATAATAGCCGTGGAAGAACCGCCCTTCCTGATGGCCGTGCAGCGGATCGTCGGTGGCGTCGAGATCGAGCACGATCTCCTCCGGCGGCCTGTCGTGTGCGTCCACGAACAGCTCCACGAATAGCGCTTCCAGCGCCCCTGCGTCATAGGCGATCTTATGATAGCGCGTCGGCGCGCCGGGGCGGCCGTGCTCCAGCCGGTTCAACGTGGATTTGCCGGCAAGCACCGCACAGTCTTGTCGCTTCGGCGTCAGCCGCTCCGACAGCAGCGCAAGTACCGGGTCGTGGCGCAGCGTGTCGTGATCGTCGACATCCTCATAGCCCAGCGCGATCGCTGCAATGCGCTGCCCGACCAGCGTGCGCATGCTGTGGACCGTGCACTTGCGATCGCGGCCATCAATGAAGCAGCCGGCCACCCGGTCGAATAGCCCGATGGCCCCATCGACGTGGCGAAGCAGCAGCGCACCGGCATCCGAGGTGATCGCGCCGCCGTCAAAACCAGCGATAACTTTGTGGCCGTCGAAGCCTTCAAATCCGAACTGCGCGGAGATACAGTGTGTTTGCATCGGGCCTCCGTAAGGAATCTGGTAAGCCTTTGTCGCAAAAGCAGTTTCTCAGATTCGCAGGCCCGATGCACCCTTTACTTTGAGAGATTCAGGCTAGCGCCTCTGTATTCATGGATTGAGGCTCACTGCAACAATGTCCGGATTGGCGGATCCTGACGCTGTCGAGCATTTGATGCGAGCGGAAAGCCGAAAGTCTTCCTCGAAACGGGCTGTTCCACGACGAGGACGTCACCTACGCCCGGCGACTGCAGCAGGCGGGCGTGGCCAGCACCCTGCACGTAGTGCCCGGCGCCTACCACAACTTCGACGCCATCGAAGCGAAAGCCGCCATCTCCCGGGCCTTCGTCAAGGCCCAGACGACGGCATTGGACGAAGCACTCGGATAACAATGCAACGCCATGGGCTTTCCCTCGATACACGCACGTCGGGTCGCCAGTCGGCGTGTGTTCTCTCGAACTAATGGCTGCTTTCGATAGCCTAGATGTTTAGTCCCGGCATTGATGCAAAAACGATTTTATCCACGTTGACCCAATAGGAGGTCATACTTCCTCAGGATTTCAACAATCTTCTTGTCCTGTTCGGTATCGGCAAGCAACGCCGGCTGGCGGCTGGCGCCGACAGAGGAATCCTGCAGGTAGAGCGCGCGCTTGACCATGGCCGGCGGGAAACCGTGGGCGTAGAGGTCTGTGCGGAAGGCGGTGTAGATTTCCTGCTGACGTTCGGCTTCTGCGATATCGCCCGAGTTGAAGCTACCGACGATGCCGGCCAAGACGTCCGGCATGGCGTTCCCGAGACCGGAAATGCAGCCGGCAGCACCATTCTGCAGCGACCACAGGACCAGGTGGTCGGGACCGGAATAGACTTCGAAACCTTCAACTTCCTTGGAGACCTGAAGATAGGCAGCCAAGGTTTCCTGCGCGCCGCCGGAATCCTTGATGCCGGCGATGTTGCCGTGGGTGGCCAGCTTGCGGGCAGTTTCCGGCTCGATGTGATTCTGGGTGCGGGCCGGGATGTCGTAAAGATAGACCGGTGTGTTGACAGCGTCTGCCACCGTCGAGAAGTGGCGCATCAAGCCGTCCTGCGCGCAGGCGATGAAGAAGGGCGTAATGACGGCGATGCCGGTGACGCCGATGCGGTCGAATTCTTTCGCTAGCTGCAGGGTTTCGAACGTGGCGGGCATACCGGCATTGACGATGACATCGACCTTACCGCCGACTTCATCGACCACTTCCTCCAGCAGCCTGACCTTTTCGCCGTGGGTGAGTGCGGAAAAGTCACCATTGGTCCCGGCGCACATGATGTTGTTGCCGGCCGCGACCTGCCGGCGCACCTGGGCGCGGGTGGCTTCGTAATTGATGGTCTCGTCGTCGTTGAAGCATGTCACTATTGCGACGAAGGCTTTCCTGGTCATCATTCTACTCCGGTATCAATATCAGGCAACGCTTGCGAGGCGGGCGTTGCGGTTTGCGGCCTGCACGTCCGGGTCGGGATCGAGGCTGGCAGCGAGAAGCGCCTGCGTATAGGGCTTCTGCGGGTTGTCGAAGACTTGCGCGACGGTGCCAAGCTCGACGACCTCGCCCTTCTGCATGACCATTACGTAATCGGCGAAATCGCGCACCAGCGGCAAGTCGTGAGCAATGAAGATGAAGGCGATGCCCATCTCCTTGCGCAGCTTGTCGAGAAGCGTGATCACCTGCGCCTGTATCGACACGTCGAGCGCTGACACGGCCTCGTCGCAGACAATCAACTGCGGTTCGAGCGCTAGTGCGCGAGCGATGGCGATACGCTGGCGCTGGCCGCCGGAGAACTGGTGCGGGTAACGCCCCATGTGCTCCAGAGAGAGGCCGACCTGACCGAGCAGTTCGCCAACGCGTTCGCGCCATTTGGCCTTGGGCAGGATTTCCGGGTGGATGACCCAGGCCTCGGAAATCAGCTGATAGACCGTCATGCGCGGGTTGAGCGACTGCGTGGGGTCCTGAAACACCATCTGCAGGTCGCGGCGCAGCTTGAATAAGTCACCCGGCGACATGGTGAAGAGGTCTTTTCCCTTCCAATGCGCGGTGCCGCCATCCGGCTCCTCCAGGCGCAAAAGGATGCGGGCAAGCGTCGATTTTCCCGAGCCACTTTCGCCGACGACGGCGACGGTTTCACCCTGCTTGAGGTCGAAGGAAACGCCCTTAAGCGCCTCGAAGTCGCCGTAAGACTTGCGGGCGTCCTTGACGCTGAGGATCGGTTCGCCTTGTGCTTCCGGCTCGTGCATTTCGCCCTTCCCGGGGGCGGCGGCGATCAGCTTTTTCGTATAGGCGTGCTGCGGGTTGCGGTAGACGTCGCGCACCGTGCCGCTTTCGACCAACTGGCCCTTTTCCATGACGACGACGCGATCTGCGACTTCCGAGACAACGCCGAGATCGTGGGTGATGATGAGAACGCCCATTCCTGTTTCGCGCTGCAATTCCTTCAGAAGCGCTAGCACTTCCGCCTGCACGGTTACATCGAGTGCGGTGGTCGGCTCGTCTGCAATCAGCAGGTCGGGTTTCAGCGCCAGCGCCATAGCGATCATCACGCGTTGGCGCTGACCGCCGGAAAACTCGTGCGGGTATTTGTCGAGCGCCCGTTCGGGGTCCGGCAGCGCAACGCGCTTGAAAAGGCGCAACGCTTCGGCCTGTGCCTGCGTCGTGCTGATGCCGTGGGTCTTCAGCGCCTCGCGCATCTGCCAGCCGACGGTATAAACCGGGTTGAGGTGGCTGAGCGGGTCCTGAAAGATCATGGCGATGCGGCGGCCGTTCACCTCGCGGCGGGCTTCGGCGGACATTCTCAACAGATCTTTGCCGTCGAGAAGAATCTCGCCGAATGTGATCTTGCCCGGCGGCATGTCGATCAGGTTCATGATCGCCGATGACGATACCGATTTGCCCGAACCGCTCTCGCCGAGGATGGCAAGCGTTTCGCCACGGTCGAGATAGTAGGAGATGTTGCGCACGGCGTGAACGGTGCCGGTGACGGTGTGGAAGTCGACGGAGAGGTTACGGACTTCGAGAAGATGATCAGCCATTTTTCGGTCCTTTCATTTCCAGGCGCCAGCGCTGGACGGGGTCGAGCGCAATACGCAGCCAGTTGGACAGAAGGTTGAGCGAGAGCGTGGTAAGAATGATCGCCAGACCAGGCCAGAAGGACAGCCACCAGGCATTGGTGAGGTACTGGCGGCCCTGGGAGATCATCAAGCCCCAGGTGATTTCCGGCGGCTGGATGCCGATGCCGAGGAAGGAAAGCGCGCTTTCCGCCAGCATGACATAGGCGAAATCAAGCGTGGCAAGCGTCGTCAGCGTCGGGAAGACGACGGGCAGGATGTGGCGGAAGAGAATGCGCTTGGACGATGCGTCCATGACACGGGCGGCCTGCACGAACATGCGGCTCTTGATTTCCAGAACCTCGGCTCGGGTGGTGCGCAGATAGACCGGAATACGGGTGATCGAAAGGACCAGCATCAGGTTGAGGATGGACGAGCCGAGAATATAGAGCACGATCACGGCGACCAGTAGCGACGGGAAGGACATGATGACGTCGGCAAGACGCATGATGATCTGACTGGTTCGCTCCGACGCGAAGCCGGCGATCAGGCCGAGCAGCGTGCCGACAACAGCCGAGATCAGCACGGCGCCGGCAGCGACCATGATGGTGTTCTGAGTGGCGACGATGATGCGTGGCCAGAGCGGGCGGCCCAGCGCATCGGCGCCAAGCCACATGAACCATTCGCGGCTGAAATCGAACGGCGCGAGGTTACGGCCGCGCAGGTTCTGCTTGGTGGCGAGATCATCGAGAATAGTCGGGCCGATGATCGCCATGACAATGACGAAAACGAGGAAGATGGCGGCGCAGAGCGCGAACTTGTCCGCCCACAGCATGCGCGCCATGCGTACGAAGGCGCTTGGCTCGGCGGCGACGGTGTTGTCGGTCGTGTCGGATGGGATGGCCATGGTCACGTCGATCCTCAGTAGCGGATGCGCGGATCGAGCAGAGCGTAGGCAAGGTCGATCACGAAGTTCATGAGGAAAATGGCGAAAGCTGTGACGAGGATCGCCGCCAGCACGACGTTGAAGTCACGCTGCAGGATGCTGTCGATCATCAATTTGCCGACGCCGGGGAAACCAAAGATGGTCTCGATGATGACTGCGCCGTTCAAGAGGCTGGCGGCCTGGTCGCCGATGACGGTGATGACCGGCAGCATGGCGTTGCGCAGTGCGTGGACAAAGATGATCGACCCGGATTTGACGCCCTTGGCGCGGGCCGTCTTCACGTAAGCGGAAGAGAGCGCCGAAATCATTGAGCCGCGCACCACCTGAACGATGATGCCGAAGGGGCGTACGAACAGCACGCCGATCGGCAGGATCCAATGCGACAGCGTACCTGTGCCAGATGTCGGCAGCCAGGACAGCTGGATGGCAAAGACCACGATCGCGACGATGGCGAGCCAGAAATCAGGGACGGAAGCGCCGATCAGCGACACCACCGAGGAAAACCGGTCGAAGAAACCGCCGGTGCGGAAGGCGGCAAGCGAGCCGACGACGATAGCCGCGATGGTGACCAGCGTCATGGTGATGATGGCGAGCCACAGCGTCCAGATGAAGGCTTCGAGAACGACATCAAGTGCCGGCCGGGCTTTGCGCAGGCTTTCGCCGAGGTCGCCGGTCACCACATTGCCGACATACTGGCCGAACTGCACGAGAAGCGGCTGGTCGAGTCCGTGCAGTGCACGAAACTCGGCCTTCATTTCGGCGGATGCTTCGACGGGGAGGAACAGGGAAGCCGGGTCGCCTGTCAGGCGCGACAGGAAGAAGACCATGACCAGCAGGCCGACGAGCGAGATGAGGCTGGCGAAGGCGCGCTTGCGAATGAAAGTGAGCATGGTGACCTCGATCTTGCTGGAATGGACGGCGGCACGACCGCCGCCCATTTCGCTTCGATTGGGGCGATTAGGGTCGCCCTTCAGATTATGGTCCGGGGTTAGTTCTTGATGCCAATCTCGGAGAGCTGCAGCATCGAGTTCGTGGCGATGCTGGGCTTGAAGTCCAGACGTTCGGACACGCGGGAATAACCGACCATGTGGAAGAGCAGGACATCGGCGACGAGATCGTCGTGGACATAGGCGATCAATTCCGACCACAGCTTTGCACGTTCATCACCAGTGGCGGCCGAAGCGCGGGCGATGAGATCATCGACCTTCGGATCGGAGTAACCCGACTGGGTGCCCTTCGAGTGGTACTTGAAGAACATCGTGAAGGACGGGTCACCCTTGGAATTGTCGTGCATGGCGGCAACGATCTGCGGACCACGACCTTCCTTGAACGGCTTCGAGTAATAGACCTCATGCTCGGCCACCTCGACGAAGCGCAGGTCGATCTTGAAGCCGACGTCCTGCAACTGTGTCTGGATGGCTTCCATGATTTCCGTCACGTTCGGGAAGTTTGCCGTGCGGGCGACAACAGTGATCGGGGTATCAACCGCAACGCCGTCAGCCTTTGCTTCTTCAAGCAGTTTCTTGGCCTGATCCGGTTCGTACGGGAAGACCTTTACGTCCGGGTTCCAGCCGAGCGTCGTCGGCGGCACCAGAGCAGTTGCCAGGACCGCGTCCTGTGGCACGAGTGTGCCGATGAAGGCCTGGCGGTCGATGGCGAGGTTCAGCGCCTTGCGGACACGGATATCATTGAGCGGCGCGATGTTGCCATCGATGCGCAGATACACCGTTTCGCTGTCGAGATAGGAGAAGTCGGTCTTGTCGTTGGTGGCTTCGACCTGCGAGATCGACGGAGCGAGATCGGCTTCACCGGTCTGAACCATGGCGGCGCGGACGGCCGGATCGGCACGGAAGAGATAGGTGGCCTTGGTGACGGCGGGCTTCTTGCCCCAATAGTCGTCGCGCGCGTCGAGAACGATCTGCTGGCCCGGCGTCCAGTTGGACAGCTTGTAGGGGCCGGTGCCGACCGGCTCGCGGACGAACTCCAGTGGCGTGCCTTCCGGAACGATGGTGACGAGCGACAGCAACAGCGGCAGGATCGGCTGAACCGGCTCGACCTTGAAATCGATGGTGTTGTCGTCGACGACCTTCACGTCGAACTTCATGCCGCCGAAATAACGGCGGGATTCGCAGACGTTCTTGTCACTGAAAATGCGATCGAAGCTGTATTTGACATCTTTGGCGCCAAAGGCCTTGCCGTCGGAGAATTTTACGCCCTGACGCAGCTGGAAACGCCAGGCGCCATCGCCGGTCTGTTCCCATTTTTCAGCGAGGCGGGGCATGACGCCCTGTTTACCGCGCACATCGAGCTCGGTCAGCGTTTCACTGACATTCTCCATGATGACGCGGCCGATATTGGAGCGCGTCGCCATGCAGGGCTCGAGCAAGTCGGCTTCTTCCGGCAGAACGATCTTGATGTCGTTCGACGCGGCCTGTGCCGGAGCGACGCCGGTACCGAGTGCAAGGACAGAGCCCAGAATGGCTCCAAATAGGCGCGAGGTTTTCATGTCATTCTCCTCCCTTTGGGTGCAGATCGCACCGCTTGCTGTTCATCTGGTCAATGGCCTTTCGGCAGTGCGGCCTAAAGGCATTCCTCCTTGAGGCCCTGTGCGTCGGTCGGGATGCCTCCGTCCTTTTCGTCGCATGAGCGGGCTGCCGCAGACCATCGGATTTCTGGGCAAGTTTGTCAAATTAAATATTTGGAACTATCATTTTGTACAAAATTTACTTTCATAAAACTACCTAATTTCAAATACATGCATCTATAATTTGGATCGTCAATGGCAAACGTGTGAGTTTTTAAAACTTGACAACTTTTTTATTTCGGTGATTTTCATGGGGTTAAGAGGAGACCCCGATGACGCCTGAACAGATCGCGACCGTCATGACCGGCACGGTGAAAGCCGCCGGAAACGGACGACACGAGGCCATGCTGGCCTCACCGATGATCCAGAACCACGCATCCTTCCTGCACCTTGCCGTGAATGGCTCGCTGATCTGCGCTTGGTTCGGCGGCACATTGGAAGGAAAGTCGGATATCTCGATCTTTGCTTCGGTTCTGGCGGCGGGGTCAGATAGATGGGGTGAGCCGCAGCGGCTAGGTTTCGATCCTGACCATTCCGAGCAAAAC contains the following coding sequences:
- a CDS encoding ABC transporter permease, with amino-acid sequence MLTFIRKRAFASLISLVGLLVMVFFLSRLTGDPASLFLPVEASAEMKAEFRALHGLDQPLLVQFGQYVGNVVTGDLGESLRKARPALDVVLEAFIWTLWLAIITMTLVTIAAIVVGSLAAFRTGGFFDRFSSVVSLIGASVPDFWLAIVAIVVFAIQLSWLPTSGTGTLSHWILPIGVLFVRPFGIIVQVVRGSMISALSSAYVKTARAKGVKSGSIIFVHALRNAMLPVITVIGDQAASLLNGAVIIETIFGFPGVGKLMIDSILQRDFNVVLAAILVTAFAIFLMNFVIDLAYALLDPRIRY
- a CDS encoding ABC transporter substrate-binding protein, which codes for MKTSRLFGAILGSVLALGTGVAPAQAASNDIKIVLPEEADLLEPCMATRSNIGRVIMENVSETLTELDVRGKQGVMPRLAEKWEQTGDGAWRFQLRQGVKFSDGKAFGAKDVKYSFDRIFSDKNVCESRRYFGGMKFDVKVVDDNTIDFKVEPVQPILPLLLSLVTIVPEGTPLEFVREPVGTGPYKLSNWTPGQQIVLDARDDYWGKKPAVTKATYLFRADPAVRAAMVQTGEADLAPSISQVEATNDKTDFSYLDSETVYLRIDGNIAPLNDIRVRKALNLAIDRQAFIGTLVPQDAVLATALVPPTTLGWNPDVKVFPYEPDQAKKLLEEAKADGVAVDTPITVVARTANFPNVTEIMEAIQTQLQDVGFKIDLRFVEVAEHEVYYSKPFKEGRGPQIVAAMHDNSKGDPSFTMFFKYHSKGTQSGYSDPKVDDLIARASAATGDERAKLWSELIAYVHDDLVADVLLFHMVGYSRVSERLDFKPSIATNSMLQLSEIGIKN